One genomic region from Rosa rugosa chromosome 1, drRosRugo1.1, whole genome shotgun sequence encodes:
- the LOC133727379 gene encoding uncharacterized protein LOC133727379, translated as MVDVDRRMTGLNPAHVAGLRRLSARAAAAPTTPSNTKPSLPVRNGLLSYSSLAENLITHLKTSGIQVQPGLSEPEFARAEAEFGFAFPPDLKAVLSAGLPVGPGFPDWRAPGARLHLKASLDLPIAAISFQIARNTLWSKSWGPRPSDPEKALRVARTALKRAPLLIPIFNHCYIPCNPCLAGNPIFFVDENRIFCCGLDLSDFFERESVFRKSDSDPYILKKQRSVSEKSAGSSANFSRRSLDTGLGSGAARTPRWVEFWSDAAVDRRRRNSSSSSCSSPDRLFDLPRSESPKWVDDYIDQIGSALKLGGWSDSDISDIVSVSASGFFEGEMVMLDNQAVLDALLLKADRFSDSLRMAGWSSEEVSDALGFNFRAEKEKKPAKKLSPELVERIGKLAESVSR; from the coding sequence ATGGTTGACGTCGATCGGAGAATGACCGGCCTCAACCCGGCCCACGTCGCCGGCCTCCGCCGCCTCTCCgcccgagccgccgccgccccAACAACTCCCTCCAACACCAAACCCTCCCTCCCTGTGCGCAACGGTCTCCTCTCATATTCCTCCCTGGCCGAGAATCTCATCACCCACCTTAAAACCTCCGGTATCCAAGTCCAGCCGGGTCTGTCCGAACCCGAATTCGCCCGCGCCGAGGCCGAGTTCGGCTTCGCATTCCCGCCCGACCTCAAAGCCGTTCTATCCGCCGGCCTTCCGGTGGGCCCAGGTTTCCCAGATTGGCGCGCACCCGGTGCTCGCCTCCACCTCAAGGCCTCGCTGGACCTCCCCATCGCCGCGATTTCGTTCCAAATTGCCCGGAATACCCTCTGGTCCAAGTCGTGGGGTCCGAGACCGTCCGACCCGGAAAAGGCCCTCCGGGTCGCGAGGACCGCCTTGAAAAGAGCGCCGCTTTTGATTCCCATTTTCAACCATTGCTACATTCCTTGCAACCCTTGCCTCGCCGGAAACCCCATCTTCTTCGTCGACGAGAATCGGATCTTCTGCTGCGGGTTGGATCTATCCGACTTCTTCGAGCGCGAGTCGGTTTTCCGGAAATCCGACTCCGACCCGTACATCCTCAAGAAGCAACGATCCGTCAGCGAAAAATCCGCCGGGTCGTCCGCGAATTTTTCTCGCCGGAGCCTCGACACGGGTCTCGGGTCCGGAGCCGCCAGAACCCCGAGATGGGTCGAGTTCTGGAGCGACGCCGCCGTGGACCGTCGCCGGAGAAACTCCTCATCATCCTCGTGTTCCTCGCCGGACAGGCTTTTCGATTTGCCGAGGTCCGAATCCCCGAAATGGGTCGACGACTACATTGATCAGATAGGATCCGCTTTGAAACTGGGCGGGTGGTCCGACTCCGATATATCGGATATCGTATCGGTTTCCGCGTCCGGGTTTTTCGAAGGCGAGATGGTCATGTTGGACAACCAAGCCGTGCTGGACGCTCTGCTGCTCAAAGCGGACCGGTTCTCGGACTCGCTCCGAATGGCCGGGTGGAGCTCCGAGGAAGTATCCGACGCGCTGGGTTTCAATTTTCGCgcggagaaggagaagaaaccgGCGAAGAAGCTGTCCCCGGAGCTCGTGGAAAGAATCGGGAAACTGGCCGAGTCGGTTTCCCGGTAA